The sequence CGTCTCGAGGAGGAGAACAACCGCCTATTCGCCGACGCCTACGGCCTGGCGGACGAGATCACTCCCGACGTCCCGATGGAGCAGATTACCCTCTCGGTGAACCCCGCTTACCGCTACGGCGGCAAGCTCACCGAAGACGAGCAGTGGAGTCGCTTCCGCCGGGACACCATGGAGGCGCTGGTCTCCTACGCCATCGGCTGCATGATGGGTCGCTACAGTCTGGATGCACCGGGCCTCATCTACGCCCACAGCGGCAACGAGGGCTTCGAACCCCGCCGCTACCCCACCTTCCCGGCCGACGACGACGGCATCGTCCCGCTCACTGACAGCGAGTGGTTTAGCGACGATGCCGCCCACCGCCTCATCGAGTTCCTCTCGGTGACCTGGGACAAAGCCCACCTCGACGCGAACCTCATCCTCCTGGCCGAGAACCTTTCGCCCAAGAAGAACGAGTCGAGCCGCGAGACGCTGCGCCGGTATCTTTGCGACAGCTTCTTCAAGGACCATCTGCAAACCTACAAGAAGCGCCCCATCTACTGGCTCTTCTCTAGCGGCAAACAGAAGGCCTTCCAGTGCCTGGTCTACCTGCACCGCTACAACGAGGGCACGCTCTCGCGGATGCGCAGCGAGTACGTGATCCCGCTGCAGGGCAAGATGGCGGCGCGGATTGAGAAGCTGCAGGGCGATATTCAGGCTGCGGCATCGACGGCGGCGCAGCGGCGCCTTCAGAAGGAGCGGGAGGCGTTGGTGAAGAAGCAGGCGGAGCTGCTCAAGTTTGACGAGACGCTGCGCCATTACGCCGATCAACGCATCGCTCTGGACCTTGATGACGGCGTCAAGGTGAACTACGGGAAGTTTGGCGACCTCTTGGCAGAAGTTAAGGCCGTTCAAGGCAAGAAGGCGGAAGACGAATGAAAGCCGAACAGATCACTCAGGCACTTGCGCAGAAGTTCCGCGATGAGGACGCCCGCATCGTTTTCTGGCGCGACGAAAGCGCGGAATTTGAGGACTACATGTCCGGCGGGCTACCAGAGGAGCTGGCTGATATCGTGGTCTTGAATGTGAGTCGCGGTGGTGCCTTGTCGGCCAAGATCCGAATCGAATCTGCCGAACCCGATGAGCGGTTCCTGGTTTACCGCGGTGGCGCTTCGCCGAGTCCGGAAGCCGATTGGCTGTTGGACATTCGGTGCTACTCAGCCGAGCTTCATGCGGACATAGCCAGCGTATGGCTTCAAGAGTTGGGCTTGGCCGGCCTGAGGATGCGCGATCATCTGCGTCTCCGGGAGATGTTTCTAAAGAACCAGGAACGGCGACGCAAGTTGGCCAAGCATCTGGTGCCGGATGACACCGAAGCTGCCATCGATCGCAAGATGCTGGCCGTGCTGGCCAACAGCGAAACCGATACGGCGTTTGCGATTCTGTGCGCAGTGTGCCAAGGCCACCCAGAGACCGGCCGGTTTGACCTGGCCGCGAGTCCACCAGCGATAGACGCGATGGAAAAGATGGGGCTCGCAACCGTCTTCTGGGATCTGATGGCGAAGACGTTTGGCTACGCCGTGGCCAATCCGAGCATTTCTGGCTTGCTGCGAGGTCTGTTCATTTCCGATCTGTTTCGGCAATTGCAGGGCGGTCGATTGGACCAGGTGGCCCATTTCGAATTGCCTCGTGCGGGGCGCCAAAAATGCCGTTGTCTGTCTAACCCACTGGCGCGACTCGGCTTCACTTGCCGAGAGCTACGATGCAATTGGCGCGGCGCTGGCGGAAGAACTCAATCTGCGCGAGTTGCTGGAGAGCCTCGATGATGATAAAGGTGGGAGTATTCACCTTCTGGGACGCCGAACGAATAGCACTCAATCGACTGCGAAAACGCGTGCTTGATGAGGCCAACGCATTGGACGCGGACTCGGTTGAGGCTGCTGCTGCGGCACGTCAGCGGGGCTACTGGTTGTCCGGCCCCACGCGGCAGAGCCCGAGCGTGTCGTCGCGCGCCGCGCCTATGAGGCCATAGTGGCCGCGGCCCGTCTCTTTGAGCTGCGCAACACACACAAGGGGAACTTCTCGTTTGCAGATGCGTCTGCTGCTCTGGACATGTATTGCTCCGACGGTTACCGCTACGACCGACATTATCGCGAGTTCTGCGCGGCATGTGCCGAGGCTGCGCTTCCTGGCTGGGAGCCGCTCAGGGCGATGGCGGAGGAAGTTGAACGCGCCTATGACCAGGCGTTCCTTGCACCCTTCGGACGTGAGTGGACACGCCTGCTGGATGCGGGATTCCTGCAGTCATGGTGCCTGCCCGATCGGGCGATGCAGCACAACTTCTTCAGGGACCAAATCCGGCCCGTTCTGCAGGAATCGGAGAAGCGCAAGGCCTACGTCATCATCAGCGACGCGCTGCGCTTTGAAGCGGCGCACGAGCTGGTTGAGTCAATGAACGGCAAGTATCGCATGCGGGCAGAGTTGGATTGGATGTTGGGGGTCCTGCCGTCATATACCGCTCTCGGCATGGCTAGCCTATTGCCTCATAAGAAATTGGCCTATGCTGACAAGGAAATCGTCGAGGCCGACGGCAAGAGCACTCAAGGTGCCGGAGAATCGCGGTAAGATTCTTGCCGCAGTTGAAGGCATCGCATTGCGCGCCCGTGACTTGACTTCAATCGGCAGGGACGAGGCCCGGGACCTGGTACAGGGCGCACGAGTGGTATATGTCTACCATGACGTGATTGATTCTCGAGGGGACACCGCGGGCACCGAAGGCGAGGTGTTTGCCGCGGTTCAGGACTGCCTGGAGGAATTGATTCGTCTTGTACAATTCTGTGTAAACACCCTGAATGCGGGTTCAGTGTGGGTGACCGCGGACCATGGATTCCTGTTCCAAAGAGAAGCGCCCGGCGAGACAGACCGTACCGAATTGGCAGTCAAACCCAGTAATGCCTACCTCACGAAGAAGAGGTATGTGATCGGGCCCAATCTGGGGCCCATAGCCAATGCGCACCACGGTCGCACCAGTGTGACTGCCGGCACTACCTGCGAAACGGATTCTGGGTGCCTCGCGGCACAAGCCGGTTTCATTTTGTAGGCGGAGCCCGGTTCGTCCACGGTGGCGCCATGCCCCAGGAAATTGTCGTGCCCGTCGTAAGGGTCGCGCACGTTCGCGGGCGCAGTGCCGAGGCCACTCGGATTGACTATGTCGGGATTCAGATCCTCGGCGGCAATCACAAGATCACGACTCCTAAACACCGATTTGAATTCATCCAGACTGCGAAGGTGAGCGGAGCGGAGTCGTGCCAGAATGTCAGGGCAGCTATTTACGAGGGTGCGCGCCCGGTAACCTCAGTCGCACTAGTGACATTCGACAGCACTTCCGATAGCCTTGATGAACGCAAACGCACAGTGGTACTGGAGCTGGGTGCCGGCGAATACGACAAGAAGACCGCGTACCGCCTTGTACTTCGCGATGCAGAGACGGATGCAAGTGCGGTACGCACCGGTTGTGATCGACAGGAGCTTTAGCGACGACTTCCAGCAATCAGGTTTCCGGGGCCGATCTCAATGTGCTGCTTAATAGTCACTTCACCGGCAAGATCGTCCGCAAGGATTTGACCAAGCTGGTCAAAGAAGGCGCAAATGTGCCGGTGTTCGTGCTGGAGTATCTGCTGGGCAGCTATTGTGCATCCTCAGACCCTG is a genomic window of bacterium containing:
- a CDS encoding PglZ domain-containing protein, encoding MAAARLFELRNTHKGNFSFADASAALDMYCSDGYRYDRHYREFCAACAEAALPGWEPLRAMAEEVERAYDQAFLAPFGREWTRLLDAGFLQSWCLPDRAMQHNFFRDQIRPVLQESEKRKAYVIISDALRFEAAHELVESMNGKYRMRAELDWMLGVLPSYTALGMASLLPHKKLAYADKEIVEADGKSTQGAGESR
- a CDS encoding PglZ domain-containing protein, with product MPENRGKILAAVEGIALRARDLTSIGRDEARDLVQGARVVYVYHDVIDSRGDTAGTEGEVFAAVQDCLEELIRLVQFCVNTLNAGSVWVTADHGFLFQREAPGETDRTELAVKPSNAYLTKKRYVIGPNLGPIANAHHGRTSVTAGTTCETDSGCLAAQAGFIL